The Streptomyces sp. NBC_01317 genomic interval GCGGTCGCGAACGGCACCAGCCACATCTTCCTGGCCGGCGCGATCATCTGCGCCCTCGCCTTCGTCGCGTCGCTCTTCGTCATCGAGGTCCCGCTCCAGAAGGCCGGCCCGCCGACGCCCGCCGCCGAGGCGCCCGCCTCACCCGCGCCCGTCTCATCCGCGCCCGTCTCATCCGCGCCCGTCTCATCCGCGACCGACGGTCAGAGGCCGGCGATGACGTCGGCCGAGGTCATGGGCAGGGAGAACATGGGGTAGTCGTACGTGATCGCGTTGTCGTGCTCCTCCTGTGAGGTGGCGGCAACGCAGTCCGGCACCGTGATGACCCGGTAGCCGTTCTCGTACCCGGTGCGCATCGTCGACTCGACACAGCAGTTGGTGAGGAAGCCTCCCAGGATGATCGTGTCGATCCCCTTGTTCCGCAGTATGAAGTCGAGGTTCGTACTCGCGAAGGTGTCGAGGCCGCGCTTGCCCTCGATCACGATGTCCCCGTCGGCCGGGGCGAGATCGTCCACGATCGCGGCGCCCCAACTGCCCTTGACGAACGCCGACCCGTCCACGACCCCCTTGAGGATGCCGTACGGGTGCCGGGACAGTTCGCCGTAGCCGGGCGCGAAGGTGATGGGCGCGTGCATGACGGTGACGCCGGCGGCCCGCGCGGCTCCGGCCAGAGCCACGGTGTTCGCGAGCATCCCGGTCTTCGCCATCACCCCGGCCACGGCCCCGTTGAGCACCCCGCCCTCGCTGGTGAAGTCGTTCTGGTACTCGATCAGGACGAGCGCGGTCTTCGCCGGGTCAAGGCGGAAAGTCTCGGACATGACGGCTCCTCGGTGAGCTGGGACATATCAGCGGCACGAACAGCCTGCCCGACAAGGGGACCAATCAGTCCGAGGCGGGCTTGGCACAGCGACGAACTTGTTCGTGACGAACATGTTCGTTAGGGTCGGGGTGTGACTTCACGCGAATCCGTGCCCCGTAGCCGTCGTGAGCGGCCCGCCAAGGCCGCTCTTACCTATGACGGGATCGTCGCCGCCGCCGTCGGGCTCATGCGGGCCGAGGGGCTTCAGCGCGTCACCATGCGGCGGCTGGCTCAGGAGCTCGATACCGGGGCCGCTTCGCTGTACGTGTACGTGGCCAACACCGCCGAGCTTCATGCGGCGATCTTGGAGGAGTTGCTGGGGGGCGTTGACCTGGGGCCGGTCGGTAGTGGTGGTGAGGGTGAGGGGTGGTGTGATCGGCTCGTTTCCGTGCTCGGGTCGTACACGCGGGTTCTGTTCGAGCACCCCAGCCTCGCCCGCTCCGCCCTGGTGGCGCGGCCCTCCGGGCCCCACTACCTCGCCCTCGTCGAGGCGATCCTCGCCCTCCTGCACGAGGGGGAGGTGCCCGACGCGCAGGCCGCCTGGGGTGTGGACGTGTTGTTGCAGGTCGCCACCGCGACCGCCGCCGAGCAGTCCACCCGGGGCCGGGCCGCCGACGCGGAGGTCGAGCACGACAAGCTCGTCGCCGCGCTGCGTGACGTCAGTGCCGTCACCCATCCACGGATCGCCGCCCTCGGCACCGCGCTGCTCTCCGGCTCCCACGAGCAGCGCCTGGCGTGGATATTCCGCATGGTCATCAACGGGGCCAGGAACACCCCGGTCACCACGGAGGCATCAGCATGAGTACGAGTACGGGTACGAGCACGAGTACGCATTACCCCATCGCGATCGTCGGCGCCGGCCTCGGCGGTCTCACCCTCGCCCGCGTCCTGCACGTGAACGGCGTCGACGCGGCCGTCTTCGACCTGGAGCCCGACCGGTTCGCCCGTACCCAGGGCGGCATGCTCGACATCCACGTCGAGTCCGGGCAGGCAGCCCTGCGCGCCGCCGAGTTGTACGAGGGGTTCCTGGCCCGGGTCCACCCCGGTGGCGAGACCCTGCGCGTCTTCGACCGGCACGCCCGGCTCGTACTGGAGGAGAAGGACGACGGCGAGGGCAGCCGTCCCGAGGTCGACCGCGGTGACCTGCGCGACCTCCTGCTCGACTCGCTCCCCGAGGGGACCGTGCGCTGGGGCGCCAAGGTCACCGGCGCCCGGCCGCTCGGCTCCGGGCAGCACTCCGGGCGCCACGAGGTCACCCTCGCCGACGGCACCACCTTCACCACCGGCCTCCTCATCAGGGCCGACGGCGCCTGGTCCCGTATCCGCCCGCTGCTCTCCGACGCCCGCCCCGCCTACACCGGCATCTCCTTCGTCGAGCTGGACCTCCTCGACGCCGACACCCGCCACCCCGAGAGCGCCCGGCTCGTCGGCGCCGGCATGTGCTTCGCCCTCGGCGACAACCGGGGGTTCCTCGCCCACCGCGAAACCGACGGCAGCCTCCACATCTACGTCGCCCTGCGCGCCGCCGAGGACGTGCTGTCCACGATCGACTTCACCGACGCGGACGCGGCCAAGGCCGGCGTACTGGAGCACTTCGAGGGCTGGGACCCGGCTCTGCGGCGGCTGGTCACCGACGCCGACACCCCGCTGGTGCCCCGGCTCATCCACGCGCTGCCCGTCGCACACCACTGGAAGCGCACTCCGGGCGTCACCCTGCTCGGCGACGCCGCCCACCTGATGTCCCCCTTCGCCGGGGAAGGCGCCAACCTCGCGATGATCGACGGCGCGGACCTGGGGCGGGCGCTCGCCGCGCACCCGGGGGACGTGGAGGCAGCGCTGGCCGCCTACGAGGCCTCCCTCTTCCCGCGCGGCGAAAGCACCGCCCGCGAATCCGCGACGAGCCTGGACACGATGTTCGACGACCGGGCGCCGCAGCCGATCGTCGACATGTTCGTCGCCTTCGCGTCGCCTTCGCCGCGCGGTGAGTGAACGCGTCGCCGTGTGCGCTCCAGCGGGTGGGCGTGCGGGTGGGCATTCGGGTGGTCATCAGCGGCTTCGGCCGGGTGACCGGGGTGCCGGGCCCCCCGGCAGTGCCACGATGGGCGACCGCGCCGCCCGTCGTCGGCCGTGAGGCCGTGAGGCCGGGACCGGGCGGATCTTCCGGGCTGGACCGACCAGAGGACTGATCCACCATGCGTGTCTTGGTCGCGGGTGCCACCGGTGCGGTGGGCCGACTCCTCGTACCCCTTCTGCTGGACGCCGGACACCAGGTCACCGGCGTCTCCCGCACCCTCGCGGGCACCGAGCGGGTACGGCGGCAGGGCGCGTCGGCGGTCCAGGCCGACGCCCTCGACCCCGGCGGTCTGCGGCAGGCGGTGACCGCCGCCGCGCCCGACGCGGTGATCAACCAGCTCACCGACCTGGCGGACGCCGACGGCGCGGCGACCGACCGGCTGCGCCGGGAAGGCATGCGCAATCTGGTGGACGCGGCCCACGACGCCGACGTGCACCGGATCGTCGTCCACTCGCTCGCCTGGGTGTACGCGCCCGGGGACAAGCCGGCCGACGAGACCGTACCGCTCGACCTCGGAGCGGCGGAGCCGCGAGGCGCGATGGTGGACGGGGTACGGGTGCTGGAGGAGACGGCGGCCGAGATCGACACCGCGGTGCTGCTGCGGTACGGCGTCCTGTACGGACCCGGCACCTGGTACGAGCCGGGCGGCGCCGTGTCCGCGGCCCTCGGTGGTGACCGGGAGGCGCGTTTCCTCGGGAACATCGAGGCGGACCTCTCGGTGAGTTCGTTCGTCCACGTCGCCGACGCCGCGCGGGCCGCCGTCGACGCCCTCAACTGGCCCTCCGGCCCGGTGAACATCGTGGACGACGAGCCGGCGCGGGGCCGCGCGTGGCTGCCGGTCCTGGCCGCCGCGCTCGGGCGGCCGGCGCCAGGGCCCGTATCGGGACAGCAGAGTTGGGCGCGGGGCGCGTCCAACGAGCTGGCACGCTCGCGGGGTTGGGAACCCGAGTACGCGTCCTGGCGGTCGGGTTTCGCGGCGCAGGACGCCTGACGGTTCGTCAGACAGTACGAACACCGAGGGGTGCGGCGGATCATCCGCCGCACCCCTCGTCACGCCGCGGTGTCACGCGTGAGCGTCACGTGTTCTTCCGGGACGCTGCCGTCAGTGCGAGCGGGCCTCT includes:
- a CDS encoding FAD-dependent oxidoreductase; protein product: MSTSTGTSTSTHYPIAIVGAGLGGLTLARVLHVNGVDAAVFDLEPDRFARTQGGMLDIHVESGQAALRAAELYEGFLARVHPGGETLRVFDRHARLVLEEKDDGEGSRPEVDRGDLRDLLLDSLPEGTVRWGAKVTGARPLGSGQHSGRHEVTLADGTTFTTGLLIRADGAWSRIRPLLSDARPAYTGISFVELDLLDADTRHPESARLVGAGMCFALGDNRGFLAHRETDGSLHIYVALRAAEDVLSTIDFTDADAAKAGVLEHFEGWDPALRRLVTDADTPLVPRLIHALPVAHHWKRTPGVTLLGDAAHLMSPFAGEGANLAMIDGADLGRALAAHPGDVEAALAAYEASLFPRGESTARESATSLDTMFDDRAPQPIVDMFVAFASPSPRGE
- a CDS encoding cysteine hydrolase; translated protein: MSETFRLDPAKTALVLIEYQNDFTSEGGVLNGAVAGVMAKTGMLANTVALAGAARAAGVTVMHAPITFAPGYGELSRHPYGILKGVVDGSAFVKGSWGAAIVDDLAPADGDIVIEGKRGLDTFASTNLDFILRNKGIDTIILGGFLTNCCVESTMRTGYENGYRVITVPDCVAATSQEEHDNAITYDYPMFSLPMTSADVIAGL
- a CDS encoding TetR/AcrR family transcriptional regulator; amino-acid sequence: MTSRESVPRSRRERPAKAALTYDGIVAAAVGLMRAEGLQRVTMRRLAQELDTGAASLYVYVANTAELHAAILEELLGGVDLGPVGSGGEGEGWCDRLVSVLGSYTRVLFEHPSLARSALVARPSGPHYLALVEAILALLHEGEVPDAQAAWGVDVLLQVATATAAEQSTRGRAADAEVEHDKLVAALRDVSAVTHPRIAALGTALLSGSHEQRLAWIFRMVINGARNTPVTTEASA
- a CDS encoding NAD-dependent epimerase/dehydratase family protein codes for the protein MRVLVAGATGAVGRLLVPLLLDAGHQVTGVSRTLAGTERVRRQGASAVQADALDPGGLRQAVTAAAPDAVINQLTDLADADGAATDRLRREGMRNLVDAAHDADVHRIVVHSLAWVYAPGDKPADETVPLDLGAAEPRGAMVDGVRVLEETAAEIDTAVLLRYGVLYGPGTWYEPGGAVSAALGGDREARFLGNIEADLSVSSFVHVADAARAAVDALNWPSGPVNIVDDEPARGRAWLPVLAAALGRPAPGPVSGQQSWARGASNELARSRGWEPEYASWRSGFAAQDA